The following proteins come from a genomic window of Polaribacter dokdonensis:
- a CDS encoding UDP-N-acetylmuramate--L-alanine ligase, which translates to MNIHFIAIGGSAMHNLAIALHQKGYQVSGSDDTIHDPSKSRLEKYGLLPTEFGWFPEKISQDLDVIILGMHAKIDNPELLKAQEMGLKIYSYPEFLYEQSKDKTRVVIGGSHGKTTITSMILHVLIYHDREVDYMVGAQLEGFETMVHLTEENDFIVLEGDEYLSSPIDMRPKFHLYKPNIALLSGIAWDHINVFPTFENYKEQFKIFTDSMINGGSMVYNSEDINVAEIVESSENHIKKYPYETPNHFIENGTTFLETEEGDLPLEIFGKHNLQNLAGAKWICQHMGIDEDDFYEAIASFSGASKRLERVTENLETVIFKDFAHSPSKVAATTKAVKEQYSNRTLIACLELHTYSSLNAEFLSEYKGALDAADKAVVFYSPHAVEIKQLDEVSKQQIADAFQREDLIIYTNPTEFKAFLFEENLANSAVVLMSSGNYGGLDFEEVKNLV; encoded by the coding sequence ATGAATATACATTTTATTGCTATTGGAGGAAGTGCAATGCACAACCTAGCCATTGCATTACACCAAAAAGGATACCAAGTTTCAGGAAGTGATGATACAATTCACGATCCTTCTAAATCTAGATTAGAAAAATATGGCTTATTACCTACAGAATTTGGCTGGTTTCCTGAAAAAATCTCTCAAGATTTAGATGTAATTATTTTAGGAATGCATGCAAAAATTGATAACCCAGAATTGCTTAAAGCACAAGAAATGGGTTTAAAAATATATTCATATCCAGAGTTTTTGTACGAGCAATCTAAAGATAAAACCAGAGTTGTAATTGGTGGTTCTCATGGTAAAACAACCATTACATCTATGATTTTACATGTCTTAATTTATCATGATAGAGAAGTAGATTATATGGTAGGTGCACAGTTAGAAGGTTTTGAAACTATGGTGCATTTAACAGAAGAAAACGATTTTATTGTTTTGGAGGGTGATGAATATTTGAGCTCTCCCATAGATATGCGTCCTAAATTTCACTTATACAAGCCCAATATTGCTTTGCTTAGTGGTATTGCTTGGGATCATATAAATGTTTTTCCAACTTTTGAGAACTACAAAGAGCAGTTTAAAATTTTTACAGACTCTATGATTAATGGAGGAAGTATGGTGTATAATTCTGAGGATATAAATGTGGCTGAAATTGTAGAGTCATCAGAAAATCATATTAAGAAATATCCTTACGAAACACCAAATCATTTTATAGAAAACGGCACTACTTTTTTAGAAACAGAAGAAGGAGATTTGCCATTAGAAATTTTTGGGAAACATAACTTGCAAAATTTAGCAGGGGCAAAATGGATTTGTCAACATATGGGGATAGATGAAGACGATTTTTATGAAGCTATTGCAAGTTTTAGTGGAGCAAGTAAGCGTTTAGAAAGAGTTACAGAAAACTTAGAAACCGTAATTTTTAAAGATTTTGCACACAGCCCAAGTAAAGTGGCTGCAACTACAAAAGCAGTAAAAGAGCAATATAGCAATAGAACACTTATTGCTTGTTTAGAGTTACATACCTATTCTAGTTTAAATGCTGAATTTTTATCTGAATACAAAGGTGCTTTAGATGCTGCAGATAAAGCTGTGGTATTTTACTCACCACATGCAGTAGAGATTAAGCAGTTAGATGAGGTATCTAAACAACAAATAGCAGATGCTTTTCAAAGAGAGGATTTAATTATTTACACAAACCCAACTGAGTTTAAAGCATTCTTGTTTGAGGAAAACTTGGCTAATTCTGCTGTAGTTTTAATGAGTTCTGGTAATTATGGTGGTTTAGATTTTGAAGAGGTTAAAAACCTAGTTTAA
- a CDS encoding alpha-2-macroglobulin family protein produces MIKKISILLFVVFSTITNAQTNYKELWKKVEEFEIDGLPKSALEVVETIYSKANAEQESPQLVKSLFYKSKFALILEEDAQLKVILELKNQIDRATYPTKNILENVLANLYWQYFNQHRYQFYKRTETEAKVNVDDFRTWDLNTLFKEIHVYFKASLEEDEILQGIDISLFQDILILDKDAKKYTPTLFDFLANNALNFYKSNETSITKPSYKFIINDAKYISDYKKFQDLTIDAKDSLSLELNALKIYQKSINFHATAENFDALAYIDIKRLEFVNANSAFNNKEKHLYQTLEISKKELNKSKASGLYAFKIAEILNKQSKKQEALTICNEILKKFPESLGAQKCKILQKNILAKTLSITAEEFIPVQQKSRLLVTYKNVPKLYFKAYRINNNQLRVFNKTHNLKARLKLINVLSEVTSWQKTLRDDKDYLQHSTEIIVPDFKNGMYLIIASEEQNPSIKSIYGTATIQATNLTLVKNSFNGTNNFQVVDRVSGEPIKKAEISLTNKYRYRGASISKTLKTDRKGFASYNSRNYYSNVDFKVTTKNDTLLLAANTIYEKSRKLNSSEKEDIRIKPFIFTDRSIYRPGQKVYFKAILIKKKDEESELLTNEYVEISLKDVNGQLVKQLNLKLNEYGSVAGEFTLPDNGLTGEYSIEIDESYEYDSKFYDNEDFYFEYPTFKKISVEEYKRPKFETTFNPIKETFKVNDSVSATGHSKAFSGATITDATVVYRVKRMVQYPSWYYWYRPRPSSDSQEITNGETTTNEKGEFTIVFKAIPDAKTDKESLPIFSYEITADVTDVNGETRSATQIVKVGYHSLVAKINAPNRIDKNNPASITIDTKNLNDEFVAAKGSIKIYKLTAPKTALRPRPWAAPDFQQISEREFRNLFPHDPYTNNESDEKNWTKEKLVFSTKFDTEKSKEIQLNNINKWLSGKYIIVLESKDKFGQQIKDEQRITVFSKTENKVADQKLFTINTDKILYAIGDDVLVEVGSASKNLTVVLQVEKNQKIISTQLIKLNNETKTIKIPVAKNDLSGFAIKWHYVNFNHFKSGNLSINVTEKSNDISFATNVFRDKLQPGQEETWSFTLKNDLNDAVAAEVLASMYDASLDEFKAHNWQFNPTTPKNKYYSYRRSSSNSFDNVEFSIINKPYQYYAYPKIGATYYNWFGFNISENNYLNQQYLRNLRAEAKAKIVENRDDYDYIIRGTISDESGVLPGVSIRVLGTTYGTETDFDGNYTLKVKKGEEIKISYLGYKIVSKTITDNSNFNISLEEDANSLDEIVVVGYGTTTKTAMVGSASRNASMRKALQGEVAGVTIVNDSGQPGASSAIRIRGNNSVTGNVNPLYIIDGKPVTAFNLDPSQVVSMNVLKNAEATALYGAKGANGVVIITTKTGQAQLDKELSQVQTRKNFKETAFFYPQLQTDKEGKVSFTFTIPEALTRWKLQLLAHSKSLKSTVKTLQTITQKELMVVPNVPRFLREKDTINISAKITNLTNNQLNGFAKLMLTDAISGKEIDTELQNLNANKSFTVNKDGNTSVSWSLAIPKNIAAVQYKIVAKAGDFSDGEQNVLPVLTNRMLVTETLPMYVKSNQEKTFTLDKLKNYSSSSLENHKLTLEITSNPAWYALQALPYLMEYPYECAEQTFSRYYANTIADFVANANPKIQEVFNAWKTADALISNLEKNEELKSIIIQETPWLRDAQSENEQKKRIALLFDLNKMQNEQQKSIQKLKDMQFSSGGFSWFKGARYESNFITQYIATGFGHLKKLGVSKFDDATSKMMSKAVNYLDIEIYKQHQKLLERANIIKAESKTKKEGEKNYKDFLKANHLNYFTIQYLYMRSFYGDIPIAEKNKAIYDYYLNQSQQYWLDYNLYAKGQIALTLFRNDKKATANAILKSLKENSITSDELGMYWKSNTAGYFYYQAPVETQSLLIEVFSEIENDIKTIDNLKIWLLKNKQTNSWKTTKATSEAVYALLLNGSNWLSTTELVDVTIGNQEIDPSKIPEIKVEAGSGYFKKSWNKDEIKQNMAEVTISKKEDGIAWGGLYWQYFEDLDKITSADSPLKLSKKLFLKTNSNTGKKLTEITNNVTVKVGHLITVRIELSSDRDLEFIHLKDMRASGVEPINVISKYKWQDNLGYYESTKDAATNFFFSRLPKGVYVFEYDVRVNNAGNFSNGISTIQSMYAPEFSSHSEGVRLNIEK; encoded by the coding sequence ATGATTAAAAAAATAAGTATTTTACTTTTTGTAGTATTTTCTACAATTACAAATGCACAAACCAATTATAAAGAACTTTGGAAAAAAGTAGAAGAATTTGAAATTGATGGACTTCCAAAATCTGCTTTAGAAGTAGTTGAAACAATTTATAGTAAAGCCAATGCAGAGCAGGAATCTCCTCAGTTGGTTAAATCGTTATTTTACAAAAGTAAGTTTGCTTTAATTTTAGAAGAAGATGCTCAATTAAAGGTAATTCTAGAACTTAAAAATCAGATTGATAGGGCAACTTACCCAACAAAAAACATATTAGAAAATGTTTTAGCCAACTTGTATTGGCAATATTTTAATCAACATAGATATCAGTTTTACAAAAGAACAGAAACAGAAGCTAAGGTAAACGTTGATGATTTTAGAACATGGGATTTAAACACATTATTTAAAGAAATTCATGTTTATTTTAAAGCCTCTTTAGAAGAAGATGAAATTTTACAAGGAATAGATATCAGCTTGTTTCAAGATATTTTAATTTTAGACAAAGATGCCAAAAAATACACACCTACCCTATTCGACTTTTTAGCTAATAACGCTTTAAATTTTTATAAGAGTAATGAAACTAGCATTACAAAACCTAGTTATAAATTTATAATTAATGATGCCAAATATATAAGCGATTATAAGAAGTTTCAAGATCTTACTATTGATGCAAAAGATTCGCTTTCTTTAGAATTGAATGCCTTAAAAATATATCAAAAAAGCATCAACTTTCATGCAACAGCAGAGAACTTTGACGCTTTAGCTTATATTGACATTAAGAGGTTAGAATTCGTAAATGCCAACTCTGCATTTAATAATAAAGAAAAGCATTTATATCAAACTTTAGAAATTTCTAAAAAGGAATTAAATAAATCTAAAGCTAGTGGATTATATGCGTTTAAAATAGCAGAAATTTTAAACAAACAGTCCAAAAAGCAAGAAGCTCTAACCATTTGTAATGAAATTCTTAAAAAGTTTCCAGAAAGTCTAGGAGCACAAAAATGTAAAATTCTTCAAAAAAATATTCTAGCTAAAACACTCTCTATAACTGCTGAAGAGTTTATACCTGTCCAGCAAAAATCTCGACTATTAGTAACTTATAAAAACGTGCCCAAACTTTATTTTAAAGCGTATCGAATAAATAATAATCAGTTGCGAGTTTTTAACAAGACACATAATTTAAAGGCCAGACTAAAGTTAATCAATGTTTTAAGTGAAGTAACCTCTTGGCAAAAAACTTTAAGAGATGACAAGGACTATTTACAGCATAGCACAGAGATCATTGTTCCTGATTTTAAAAACGGAATGTATTTAATCATAGCATCAGAAGAACAAAATCCAAGTATTAAAAGCATTTATGGAACAGCAACCATACAGGCTACGAATTTGACTTTGGTGAAGAATTCTTTTAATGGCACAAATAACTTTCAAGTTGTAGATCGTGTTTCTGGAGAACCAATAAAAAAGGCTGAAATTAGTTTAACCAATAAATATAGATATAGAGGTGCTTCTATATCTAAAACATTAAAAACAGACAGAAAAGGTTTTGCCTCATACAACAGTCGTAACTACTACAGCAATGTAGACTTTAAAGTTACCACTAAAAACGATACGCTTTTATTAGCAGCGAATACCATTTACGAGAAATCAAGAAAATTGAATTCTTCTGAAAAGGAAGATATAAGAATTAAGCCATTTATTTTTACAGATAGAAGCATCTACAGACCAGGACAAAAAGTTTATTTTAAAGCAATTTTGATTAAAAAGAAAGATGAAGAATCTGAACTATTGACCAATGAATATGTAGAGATTTCTTTAAAAGATGTAAATGGTCAGTTGGTAAAACAATTGAATTTAAAATTAAATGAATATGGCTCTGTTGCTGGCGAATTTACCTTGCCTGATAATGGGTTAACTGGTGAATACAGCATAGAAATAGATGAAAGTTATGAGTATGATAGCAAGTTTTATGATAATGAAGATTTTTACTTTGAGTACCCAACCTTCAAAAAAATTTCAGTAGAAGAGTATAAAAGACCAAAATTCGAAACAACTTTTAACCCTATTAAAGAAACCTTTAAAGTAAATGATTCAGTTTCAGCAACTGGGCATTCTAAGGCTTTTTCTGGTGCAACTATTACAGATGCAACTGTAGTTTATCGCGTAAAAAGAATGGTACAATACCCAAGTTGGTATTATTGGTACAGACCTAGACCAAGCTCTGATTCTCAAGAAATTACTAATGGAGAAACAACAACAAATGAAAAGGGTGAGTTTACCATTGTTTTTAAAGCAATTCCTGATGCTAAAACAGATAAAGAAAGTTTGCCAATTTTTAGTTATGAGATTACTGCAGATGTAACAGATGTTAATGGAGAAACCAGAAGCGCAACTCAAATTGTTAAAGTTGGATATCATAGTTTGGTAGCTAAAATAAACGCACCAAATCGAATTGATAAAAACAACCCTGCAAGCATTACTATTGATACCAAAAATTTAAATGATGAGTTTGTAGCTGCAAAAGGATCTATTAAAATCTATAAATTAACTGCGCCCAAAACAGCTTTAAGACCTAGACCTTGGGCTGCTCCAGATTTTCAACAAATTTCTGAAAGAGAATTTAGAAATTTATTTCCTCATGATCCTTATACCAATAATGAAAGCGATGAAAAGAACTGGACTAAAGAAAAACTTGTATTCTCAACTAAATTTGACACTGAAAAATCGAAAGAAATTCAGCTTAATAACATTAACAAATGGCTTTCTGGTAAATATATAATTGTATTAGAAAGCAAAGATAAATTTGGTCAACAAATTAAAGATGAACAACGAATTACAGTATTCTCTAAAACTGAAAATAAGGTTGCAGACCAAAAATTATTTACAATAAATACTGATAAAATTTTGTATGCCATTGGTGATGATGTTTTAGTTGAAGTAGGTTCTGCCTCTAAAAATTTAACGGTAGTGCTTCAGGTAGAAAAAAATCAAAAAATAATAAGTACCCAATTAATTAAATTAAACAACGAAACTAAAACTATCAAAATTCCTGTTGCTAAAAATGATTTAAGTGGTTTTGCCATAAAATGGCATTATGTGAATTTTAATCATTTTAAAAGCGGTAATCTATCTATTAACGTTACAGAAAAAAGTAATGACATCAGTTTTGCTACAAATGTCTTTAGAGATAAATTACAACCAGGTCAAGAAGAAACTTGGAGTTTTACATTAAAAAATGATTTAAACGATGCTGTGGCTGCAGAAGTGTTAGCCTCCATGTATGATGCTTCTTTAGATGAGTTTAAAGCACATAATTGGCAGTTTAATCCAACAACACCTAAAAATAAATATTACAGTTATAGAAGAAGTTCATCCAACAGTTTTGATAACGTAGAGTTTTCTATAATAAATAAGCCCTATCAATATTATGCCTATCCAAAAATTGGTGCAACATATTACAATTGGTTTGGTTTTAACATATCAGAAAACAACTATTTAAATCAGCAATACTTAAGAAATTTAAGAGCAGAGGCTAAAGCTAAAATTGTAGAAAATAGAGATGATTATGATTATATAATCAGAGGAACCATTTCTGATGAAAGTGGTGTTTTACCAGGAGTTTCTATAAGAGTACTTGGCACAACTTATGGCACTGAAACCGATTTTGATGGTAATTACACTTTAAAAGTTAAAAAAGGAGAAGAAATTAAAATCTCTTATTTAGGTTATAAAATAGTTTCAAAAACTATAACAGACAACAGCAACTTTAATATAAGCTTAGAAGAAGATGCAAATTCATTAGATGAAATTGTTGTAGTGGGTTATGGTACCACTACAAAAACAGCAATGGTTGGTTCTGCTAGTAGAAATGCTAGTATGAGAAAAGCTCTTCAAGGAGAAGTTGCTGGAGTTACCATTGTAAATGATTCTGGGCAACCAGGTGCATCATCAGCTATAAGAATTAGAGGAAATAATTCTGTGACAGGTAACGTAAACCCTTTATACATCATAGATGGTAAACCAGTAACTGCGTTTAATTTAGATCCGAGTCAGGTTGTTTCTATGAATGTTTTAAAAAATGCAGAAGCAACTGCGCTTTATGGTGCAAAAGGTGCAAATGGTGTTGTAATAATTACAACTAAAACTGGCCAAGCTCAACTAGACAAAGAACTATCTCAAGTACAAACCCGTAAAAATTTTAAAGAAACTGCTTTCTTTTATCCTCAATTACAAACAGATAAAGAAGGCAAAGTATCCTTTACATTTACAATTCCTGAGGCATTAACCAGATGGAAATTACAGTTGTTGGCACATAGTAAATCGTTAAAATCTACAGTTAAAACATTACAAACCATTACTCAAAAAGAATTAATGGTTGTACCAAATGTGCCAAGATTTTTAAGAGAAAAAGATACCATTAACATCAGTGCAAAAATTACCAACTTAACTAACAATCAGTTAAATGGTTTTGCTAAGTTGATGCTAACTGATGCTATTTCTGGAAAAGAAATTGATACAGAACTACAAAACTTAAATGCTAATAAAAGTTTTACAGTAAATAAAGATGGTAATACATCTGTTTCTTGGTCTTTAGCTATCCCTAAAAATATAGCTGCAGTTCAGTATAAAATTGTGGCAAAGGCTGGTGATTTTTCTGATGGAGAACAAAACGTTTTACCAGTTTTAACCAACAGAATGTTGGTAACAGAAACATTACCTATGTATGTGAAATCGAATCAGGAAAAGACATTTACGTTAGATAAATTAAAGAATTATTCATCCTCATCATTAGAAAATCACAAGTTAACATTAGAAATAACTTCTAATCCTGCTTGGTATGCATTGCAAGCTTTACCCTATTTAATGGAGTATCCTTATGAATGTGCAGAACAAACATTTTCTAGATATTATGCAAATACAATCGCAGATTTTGTAGCCAATGCTAACCCAAAAATTCAAGAAGTATTCAATGCTTGGAAAACAGCTGACGCACTTATTTCTAATCTAGAAAAGAATGAAGAGCTAAAATCAATCATTATACAAGAAACTCCTTGGCTTAGAGATGCACAATCTGAAAATGAGCAGAAAAAGAGAATTGCACTTTTATTCGATTTAAATAAAATGCAGAATGAGCAACAGAAAAGCATTCAGAAATTAAAAGACATGCAATTCAGTTCAGGAGGATTTTCTTGGTTTAAAGGTGCCAGATATGAAAGTAATTTTATCACTCAATATATTGCTACAGGTTTTGGACATTTGAAAAAATTAGGTGTTTCAAAGTTCGATGATGCAACATCTAAAATGATGAGTAAAGCTGTAAATTATTTAGATATTGAAATCTACAAGCAACATCAAAAATTATTAGAGAGAGCTAACATAATTAAAGCAGAATCAAAAACTAAAAAAGAAGGTGAAAAGAATTACAAAGACTTTTTAAAAGCCAATCACTTAAACTATTTTACCATTCAGTATTTATATATGCGTAGTTTTTATGGTGATATTCCTATAGCTGAAAAGAATAAAGCCATTTATGATTATTACTTAAATCAATCTCAACAATATTGGCTAGATTATAACTTGTATGCTAAAGGTCAGATTGCGCTTACCTTATTTAGAAATGATAAAAAAGCAACTGCTAATGCTATTCTAAAATCATTAAAAGAAAATTCGATTACATCAGATGAATTGGGGATGTATTGGAAAAGCAATACAGCAGGTTACTTCTACTATCAAGCTCCTGTAGAAACACAATCTTTATTAATAGAAGTTTTTTCTGAAATTGAAAATGATATTAAAACCATAGATAACTTAAAAATATGGCTACTTAAAAACAAGCAAACCAATAGTTGGAAAACCACCAAAGCAACTTCTGAAGCTGTGTATGCATTGTTATTAAATGGAAGTAATTGGCTTTCTACAACAGAGTTAGTAGATGTTACAATTGGAAATCAGGAAATAGATCCTTCTAAAATACCAGAAATTAAGGTTGAAGCTGGTTCAGGATATTTTAAAAAATCTTGGAACAAAGATGAAATTAAACAAAACATGGCAGAAGTTACCATTTCTAAAAAAGAAGATGGTATTGCTTGGGGTGGCTTGTATTGGCAGTATTTTGAAGATTTAGACAAAATTACTTCTGCTGATTCTCCTCTAAAATTGTCTAAGAAGTTATTTTTAAAAACCAACTCAAATACAGGTAAAAAACTAACTGAAATCACAAATAATGTTACAGTAAAAGTAGGTCATTTAATCACAGTAAGAATTGAACTTTCTTCTGATCGAGATTTGGAATTTATTCATTTAAAAGATATGAGAGCTTCTGGTGTAGAGCCTATTAATGTAATTTCTAAATACAAATGGCAAGACAATTTAGGTTATTATGAAAGTACAAAAGATGCAGCTACAAACTTTTTCTTTAGTAGATTACCAAAAGGTGTATATGTTTTTGAATACGATGTTCGTGTAAATAATGCTGGTAATTTTAGTAACGGAATTTCTACAATACAAAGTATGTATGCTCCAGAATTTAGCAGTCATTCAGAAGGTGTTCGTTTAAATATTGAAAAATAG
- a CDS encoding nucleotidyltransferase domain-containing protein, producing the protein MNYKENLFFIAECLTINHEAKNNNRIETILKSNTVDWDEVVKLSTAQYVFPALYYNLKRADFLHYLPDELVNYMQYISNLNKERNEQIIAQATEINNLLQAYDIHPIFLKGTGNLLEGLYEDIGERMVGDIDFIFSKEDYPKVIKILSEDGYSKVHQTEYDFPQFKHHPRLQKEGKIAAVEIHKELLLEKYAKEFNYELIQKDAQIINGIQVLSYRNQLSLSIIAKQINDGGLYHKNIALRNAYDVFLLSKKTNALIAFDQFETLKNPLTCFLASCYITFNKPRSLEYKTSSNIEEYLAIFNAQMMDDELRRKNLKSADKKLFVNSRVKILYKSIVDKDHRTWLYKRITDKEWQQQKLIQLGLKKA; encoded by the coding sequence ATGAATTATAAAGAAAATCTTTTCTTTATAGCTGAATGTTTAACAATAAACCATGAAGCTAAAAATAATAATCGAATAGAAACTATTCTAAAATCAAATACAGTTGATTGGGATGAAGTGGTGAAATTAAGTACTGCTCAATATGTTTTTCCTGCTTTGTATTACAACTTAAAAAGGGCTGATTTTCTTCATTATTTACCTGATGAACTTGTAAATTATATGCAATACATTAGCAATTTAAATAAGGAACGAAATGAGCAAATTATAGCTCAAGCTACAGAAATAAACAACTTACTTCAAGCGTATGATATTCACCCTATATTCTTAAAAGGAACTGGTAACTTACTAGAAGGTCTATATGAAGATATAGGAGAAAGAATGGTAGGTGATATCGATTTTATATTTTCAAAAGAAGACTACCCAAAAGTGATAAAAATTTTAAGCGAGGATGGTTATTCTAAGGTTCATCAAACTGAATATGATTTTCCACAATTTAAACATCATCCACGATTACAAAAAGAAGGAAAAATTGCTGCTGTAGAAATTCATAAAGAGCTATTGCTAGAGAAATATGCAAAGGAATTTAATTATGAACTTATTCAAAAAGATGCTCAAATAATAAATGGGATTCAAGTATTGAGTTACAGGAATCAGTTGTCACTATCCATCATAGCCAAACAAATTAATGATGGTGGATTGTACCATAAAAATATTGCACTTAGAAATGCTTATGACGTTTTTCTATTGTCTAAAAAAACGAATGCTCTAATTGCTTTTGATCAATTTGAGACTTTAAAAAATCCTTTAACTTGTTTTCTAGCAAGTTGCTATATCACATTTAACAAACCTAGAAGTTTGGAGTACAAAACCTCATCAAACATTGAAGAGTACTTAGCTATTTTTAATGCACAAATGATGGATGATGAATTACGTCGTAAAAATTTAAAATCCGCTGACAAAAAATTATTCGTGAATTCTAGAGTGAAAATTCTTTATAAATCTATTGTAGATAAAGACCATAGAACTTGGCTTTACAAACGAATAACTGATAAAGAATGGCAGCAACAAAAATTAATTCAGCTAGGTTTAAAAAAAGCTTAA